A stretch of Palaemon carinicauda isolate YSFRI2023 chromosome 34, ASM3689809v2, whole genome shotgun sequence DNA encodes these proteins:
- the LOC137627031 gene encoding uncharacterized protein, with protein sequence MQENFPREQRDARKFPKRIKRRKTQKNFPREQRDARKIPKRIKRRKTQENLPREQRGARRKKISQENKEKEDARKFPENKETQDARIFICQENKETQDARKFPKRTKRRKTQENFPRTKKRKTQEYLPREQRNARRKKISQENKEKEDARKFPENKETQDARIFAKRTKKRKTQENFTREQREGRRKKISREQRNARRKNICQENKETQDARKFPKRTKRSKTQENFPREQSDARRKKISQKNKETQDARKFPKRTKRRKTRENFPSKQKHVRYRNISTDKPSHEAHHEQNSPETNDEAIPEASKSPSSKPLQSLAT encoded by the coding sequence AtgcaagaaaatttcccaagagaacAAAGAGATGCTAGAAAATTTCCCAAGAGAATAAAGAGACGCAAGACGCAAAAAAATTTCCCAAGAGAACAAAGAGATGCTAGAAAAATTCCCAAGAGAATAAAGAGAcgcaagacgcaagaaaatttACCAAGAGAGCAAAGAGGAgcaagacgcaagaaaatttcccaagagaacaaagagaaggaagacgcaagaaaatttcccGAGAACAAAGAAACGCAAGACGCAAGAATATTTATTTGCCAAGAGAACAAAGAAAcgcaagacgcaagaaaatttcccaagagaacaaagagaaggaagacgcaagaaaatttcccGAGAACAAAGAAACGCAAGACGCAAGAATATTTGCCAAGAGAACAAAGAAAcgcaagacgcaagaaaatttcccaagagaacaaagagaaggaagacgcaagaaaatttcccGAGAACAAAGAAACGCAAGACGCAAGAATATTTGCCAAGAGAACAAAGAAAcgcaagacgcaagaaaatttcACAAGAGAACAAAGAGAAGgaagacgcaagaaaatttcccGAGAACAAAGAAACGCAAGACGCAAGAATATTTGCCAAGAGAACAAAGAAACAcaagacgcaagaaaatttcccaagagaacaaagaggagcaagacgcaagaaaatttcccaagagaacaaagtgacgcaagacgcaagaaaatttcccaaAAGAACAAAGAAACGCAAGAtgcaagaaaatttcccaagagaacAAAGAGACGCAAGACGCGAGAAAATTTCCCAAGCAAACAAAAACACGTCAGATACAGGAATATCTCAACTGACAAGCCATCGCACGAAGCACACCACGAGCAAAATTCTCCCGAAACAAACGACGAAGCGATCCCCGAAGCAAGCAAATCGCCTTCAAGCAAACCCTTGCAATCTCTTGCAACGTAA
- the LOC137627032 gene encoding uncharacterized protein: MSLDTTEGNEKAIMNEGVSTDMTQLCLIPFDKRFKKLEKFPSEERDVRRRKISQANKEKQDPRKFPKRTKRRKTQENFPREQRNARRKKISQENKETLENSPREQIDARPKKISQDNKEKQDARKFPKRTKRRKTQENFLREQRDARRKKISQDKKESQDARKFPKRTKRRKTQENFLREQRDARRKKISQDKKESQDRTKRRKTQENFLREQRDARRKKISQDKKESQDARKFSKRTKRRKTQENFLREQRDARRKKISQVKKESQDSRKFPKRTKRRKTQENFLREQRDARRKKISQDKKESQDARKFPKRTKRRKTQENFLREQRDARRKKIS, from the exons ATGTCGTTGGACACAACAGAAGGAAATGAAAAAGCCATTATGAATGAGGGTGTCTCAACTGATATGACTCAGTTATGTCTTATTCCCTTCGACAA GAGATTTAAGAAGCTGGAAAAATTCCCAAGTGAAGAAAGAGATGTAAGACGTAGGAAAATTTCCCAAGCAAACAAAGAGAAGCAAGACccaagaaaatttcccaagagaacaaagagacgcaagacgcaagaaaatttcccaagagaacAAAGAAACGCAAGACGCAAAAAAATTTCCCAAGAGAACAAAGAGACGCTAGAAAATTCCCCAAGAGAACAAATAGATGCAAGACCCAAGAAAATATCCCAAGATAACAAAGAGAAgcaagacgcaagaaaatttcccaagagaacaaagagacgcaagacgcaagaaaatttcctAAGAGAACAAAGAGAcgcaagacgcaagaaaatttcccaagataagaaagagagccaagacgcaagaaaatttcccaagagaacaaagagacgcaagacgcaagaaaatttcctAAGAGAACAAAGAGAcgcaagacgcaagaaaatttcccaagataagaaagagagccaagac agaacaaagagacgcaagacgcaagaaaatttcctAAGAGAACAAAGAGAcgcaagacgcaagaaaatttcccaagataagaaagagagccaagacgcaagaaaattttccaagagaacaaagagacgcaagacgcaagaaaatttcctAAGAGAACAAAGAGAcgcaagacgcaagaaaatttcccaagTTAAAAAAGAGAGCCAAGACtcaagaaaatttcccaagagaacaaagagacgcaagacgcaagaaaatttcctAAGAGAACAAAGAGAcgcaagacgcaagaaaatttcccaagataagaaagagagccaagacgcaagaaaatttcccaagagaacaaagagacgcaagacgcaagaaaatttcctAAGAGAACAAAGAGAcgcaagacgcaagaaaatttcctaa